One segment of Syngnathus scovelli strain Florida chromosome 6, RoL_Ssco_1.2, whole genome shotgun sequence DNA contains the following:
- the LOC125970359 gene encoding leucine-rich repeat-containing protein 4C: MTSSQQQQMMRGPRWNQALSNPFFVLLLALQLLVVAGLVRAQTCPSVCSCSNQFSKVICTRRGLREVPDGISTNTRYLNLQENLIQVIKVDSFKHLRHLEILQLSKNHIRKIELGAFNGLASLNTLELFDNRLTTIPNGAFEYLSKLKELWLRNNPIESIPSYAFNRVPSLRRLDLGELKRLSYISEGAFEGLSNLRYLNLGMCNLKEIPNLIPLVKLDELEMSGNQLSVVRPGSFKGLIHLQKLWMMHAQIQTIERNSFDDLQSLVELNLAHNNLTLLPHDLFTPLHHLERVHLHHNPWNCNCDILWLSWWLKEMVPANTSCCARCSSPAHHKGRYIGELDQNYFHCYAPVIVEPPADLNVTEGSAAELKCRASSLTSVSWITPNGSIMTHGAYKIRISVLNDGTLNFTNVTMQDTGTYTCMVSNSAGNTTASATLNVSSTENSSFSYFTTVTVETIETPHNEGFTTIVQQKGGPTPSAHTWKSVSATSSTTTVQTPVSTRATEKTYTIPVTEFGGEGSLNGLDEVMKTTKIIIGCFVAITLMAAVMLIIFYKMRKQHHQQNHHVPTRTIEIINVDEDCVTGGPGMEGHLTLPPLEHEHLNHYNAYKTAYNHASTINSIHSSAHEPLLIRANSKDNVQETQI; this comes from the coding sequence ATGACCTCCtctcagcagcagcagatgaTGCGAGGTCCTAGGTGGAACCAGGCCTTGTCCAACCCTTTTTTTGTGCTGCTCCTGGCCCTACAGCTTTTGGTGGTTGCGGGTCTGGTTCGTGCTCAGACGTGCCCTTCTGTCTGCTCCTGTAGTAATCAATTCAGCAAAGTCATCTGCACACGGAGGGGGCTACGAGAGGTCCCTGATGGCATTTCTACCAACACACGCTACCTGAATCTCCAAGAAAACCTCATCCAAGTCATTAAAGTGGACAGCTTCAAGCACCTAAGACATTTGGAGATCCTACAGCTGAGTAAAAATCACATACGCAAAATTGAGCTTGGAGCCTTCAATGGACTTGCTAGCCTCAATACCCTGGAGCTTTTTGATAATCGCCTCACCACCATCCCAAATGGGGCATTTGAATACCTGTCCAAACTAAAGGAGCTATGGCTGAGGAATAATCCCATTGAGAGTATTCCCTCCTATGCCTTCAACAGGGTGCCCTCATTACGACGGCTGGACCTTGGGGAGCTTAAAAGGCTATCCTACATATCTGAGGGAGCCTTTGAAGGGCTGAGCAATCTTCGCTACTTAAATCTGGGAATGTGCAATCTGAAGGAAATTCCCAACCTTATTCCCCTGGTGAAGCTGGATGAGCTGGAGATGTCAGGGAACCAGCTGTCTGTGGTCCGGCCTGGCTCTTTTAAGGGGCTCATTCATCTCCAGAAGCTATGGATGATGCATGCCCAAATCCAGACTATAGAGAGAAACTCATTTGATGATCTCCAGTCATTAGTGGAGCTAAATTTAGCCCACAACAACCTTACACTCTTGCCCCATGATCTGTTCACTCCTTTGCATCATCTGGAGCGAGTGCATTTGCACCACAACCCTTGGAATTGTAACTGTGACATCCTCTGGCTAAGTTGGTGGCTCAAAGAGATGGTACCAGCAAACACCAGCTGCTGCGCCCGTTGCAGCTCCCCAGCTCACCATAAAGGGCGCTACATTGGTGAGCTTGACCAAAACTACTTTCACTGTTATGCTCCTGTTATTGTGGAGCCCCCAGCTGACCTAAATGTGACAGAGGGGAGCGCTGCAGAGTTGAAATGTCGAGCCAGCTCTTTGACTTCTGTGAGCTGGATTACACCCAATGGTTCCATCATGACACACGGTGCATACAAGATTAGAATCTCAGTGCTGAACGATGGCACTCTGAACTTCACCAATGTTACCATGCAAGACACTGGTACATACACGTGCATGGTCAGTAATTCAGCCGGTAACACAACAGCGTCCGCCACACTCAATGTGTCCTCAACTGAAAACAGCAGCTTCAGTTACTTTACCACAGTGACCGTAGAGACGATAGAAACGCCACATAATGAAGGTTTCACCACGATTGTGCAACAGAAGGGAGGCCCCACTCCCTCGGCTCATACATGGAAGTCGGTTTCAGCCACTTCTTCAACTACCACAGTGCAGACCCCTGTCTCTACCCGTGCCACAGAGAAGACCTACACAATCCCTGTCACTGAATTTGGTGGCGAAGGCTCCCTCAATGGCTTGGACGAGGTCATGAAGACAACCAAGATCATAATCGGCTGTTTTGTTGCAATTACGCTCATGGCAGCTGTCATGCTGATCATCTTCTACAAAATGCGTAAACAGCACCACCAGCAGAATCACCACGTGCCCACGCGCACTATTGAGATCATTAATGTGGACGAGGACTGCGTTACAGGAGGACCCGGCATGGAGGGCCACCTGACTTTGCCTCCTCTTGAACATGAGCACCTAAACCATTACAACGCCTACAAAACAGCATACAACCATGCCTCCACTATCAACTCCATACACAGCTCAGCGCATGAACCTTTGTTAATCCGGGCAAACTCAAAAGACAATGTACAAGAGACCCAAATCTGA